From a single Paraburkholderia edwinii genomic region:
- a CDS encoding ABC transporter permease: protein MELQLDVTNTPPRFLKRLDSKWLVVGSAILIVAVLALIPLCFLLWQSFMTPQGADTPSVFTLDNYRIAFGSADSWSAFANSVEFAIGAALVSFVVGSALAWINERTNTPLRRFFSVVTVVPLINPAILFTIAWILLASPKIGVLNVALMHLFDLSHPPFNIYSMGGMIWIDGLQYSPMAFLLMSAAFRGMDPSLEESAIMSGAGLFKTTFSITFRLAVPAIVSTVLILFVRAVESFEVPALIGLPVKIQVLTSSIYEALQQYPTPTGLAASYSTILLLITSAGIFLQSRLLAKGGKFTTVSGKAFRARAIDLGPWRYLTAALFVLYALVIVVLPLLVLLWSSFQKFYAPPSMEALHHLTLDSYRYIFSYPELREAVGNSLILGFSCATGVMLLSSIVCWIVIKTKIRGRWLLDNLASLPMVFPGLVLGLAFMVFFLNVNIGIYGTLSILLIAYITRFMPYGMRYTQTSMVQLSKELEESAEMCGSGWGTTFSRIVLPLLKPGLMAGWIYVFIVSIRELSASILLYSPGSETISVVVWELWQNGQYVELSALSVMFAIGLLALVSLAQWVGSKFGVKSI, encoded by the coding sequence GTGGAGCTTCAACTTGATGTCACCAATACGCCGCCTCGATTCTTGAAGCGGCTCGATTCAAAATGGCTGGTGGTAGGCAGCGCGATCCTTATCGTCGCCGTGCTGGCGTTGATCCCGCTTTGTTTCCTGCTGTGGCAGAGCTTTATGACGCCGCAGGGTGCAGATACGCCGTCGGTATTCACGCTCGACAACTACCGCATTGCGTTCGGCAGCGCCGACTCCTGGTCGGCTTTCGCGAATTCGGTGGAGTTCGCCATTGGCGCCGCACTCGTTTCGTTCGTCGTCGGCTCAGCGCTTGCCTGGATAAACGAGCGCACCAATACGCCTTTGCGTCGTTTCTTTTCGGTCGTCACGGTCGTTCCGCTCATCAATCCGGCAATCCTCTTTACGATTGCGTGGATTCTGCTTGCCAGCCCGAAGATCGGCGTGTTGAACGTTGCGTTGATGCACTTGTTTGATCTTTCGCACCCGCCGTTCAACATCTACAGCATGGGCGGGATGATCTGGATCGACGGCTTGCAATATTCCCCCATGGCTTTCCTGCTGATGTCCGCTGCATTTCGTGGCATGGACCCATCACTGGAAGAGTCCGCCATCATGAGTGGCGCCGGCCTGTTCAAGACCACATTCAGCATCACCTTCCGACTTGCCGTGCCCGCAATCGTTTCGACGGTCCTTATCCTTTTCGTGCGTGCCGTCGAATCGTTCGAAGTGCCTGCGCTGATCGGCCTGCCGGTAAAAATCCAGGTTCTCACGTCGTCGATCTACGAGGCGTTGCAGCAATATCCGACGCCGACCGGACTGGCTGCCTCCTATTCAACGATCCTGCTGCTCATCACTTCGGCCGGCATCTTCCTTCAGAGCCGCCTGCTTGCCAAGGGCGGAAAATTCACGACGGTCAGCGGGAAGGCATTCCGCGCACGCGCCATCGACCTTGGACCATGGCGCTATCTGACTGCCGCGCTCTTTGTGCTGTACGCGCTTGTCATCGTGGTTCTGCCTTTGCTCGTGCTGCTGTGGTCTTCCTTCCAGAAGTTTTATGCGCCGCCATCGATGGAAGCCCTGCATCATCTGACGCTCGATTCTTATCGCTACATCTTCAGTTATCCCGAACTTAGAGAAGCCGTAGGCAACAGCCTGATTCTCGGCTTCTCGTGCGCAACGGGTGTGATGCTGCTTTCCTCCATTGTGTGCTGGATCGTGATCAAGACGAAGATTCGCGGCCGCTGGCTGCTCGATAACCTCGCATCGCTTCCGATGGTGTTTCCGGGACTCGTGTTAGGCCTGGCATTCATGGTCTTCTTCCTGAACGTCAACATCGGTATTTACGGCACGCTGTCGATTCTCCTCATTGCATACATCACGCGGTTCATGCCGTATGGGATGCGCTATACGCAAACGTCGATGGTGCAATTGTCGAAGGAGCTGGAAGAGTCCGCGGAAATGTGCGGTTCTGGCTGGGGCACGACGTTCTCCCGTATCGTCTTGCCGCTACTCAAGCCCGGTCTGATGGCCGGCTGGATTTACGTGTTCATTGTGTCGATCCGTGAGCTGTCCGCATCGATCCTGCTGTATAGCCCTGGTAGCGAAACGATTTCCGTCGTGGTCTGGGAGCTGTGGCAAAACGGTCAATACGTCGAGCTGTCGGCATTGAGTGTGATGTTCGCGATTGGCCTGCTCGCGCTCGTATCGCTCGCGCAGTGGGTGGGCAGCAAATTCGGCGTGAAATCGATCTGA
- a CDS encoding cupin domain-containing protein gives MSEANIDTNQMYEEDQRAEESHHSPAGNVKNRVFVRGIEGAYNLNVELERLRSVPRVRKGKEIKFSKGPQTFSRHYVQPKNGITQTFHIHLEEYSPGGHSQKHGHVNEAAFYILDGIGYEVHDGVRYDWEAGDIAIVHNNCVHQHFNRSLDKPARALVIKTKPMFMFMNMLFQKTVEPRPDEPSPTGAGFVARMEETDFNHPEGGY, from the coding sequence ATGTCTGAAGCAAATATCGACACGAACCAGATGTATGAAGAGGATCAGCGCGCTGAAGAATCGCATCACAGTCCCGCGGGCAACGTGAAAAATCGCGTATTCGTGCGTGGCATTGAAGGCGCGTACAACCTGAACGTAGAACTGGAACGCCTGCGTTCCGTTCCGCGCGTGCGCAAAGGGAAAGAAATCAAGTTCAGCAAGGGACCGCAGACCTTCAGCCGCCACTATGTGCAGCCGAAGAACGGAATCACGCAGACGTTCCACATTCACCTCGAAGAATACTCGCCGGGCGGTCACTCGCAGAAGCACGGCCACGTGAACGAAGCAGCGTTTTACATTCTCGACGGCATCGGCTATGAAGTGCACGACGGCGTCCGCTACGACTGGGAAGCAGGCGACATCGCGATCGTGCACAACAACTGCGTGCACCAACACTTCAACCGTAGTCTCGACAAGCCTGCGCGTGCGCTCGTCATCAAGACGAAGCCGATGTTCATGTTCATGAACATGCTGTTCCAGAAGACTGTCGAGCCTCGTCCCGATGAGCCGTCGCCAACCGGTGCTGGTTTCGTCGCGCGCATGGAAGAGACTGATTTCAATCATCCGGAAGGAGGCTACTGA
- a CDS encoding cupin domain-containing protein: MAWTESGNWLAGKENRALYKGLLENAEQAAERNAKRAKIVRPENMPWEMSRQGLLKHLLNEGMNTRMETVDAYMQIIPPGSKSGKHRHLAEECLYVLEGRGYDLHQDFDVEIVDQYAWKPVGDVKRFEWEAGDVIYIPPGTAHQHFNADPDRPVRLISAINRIFWKSGLNDLQQLEDAPEYDPAVTLTAEKIREYLKHTATV; encoded by the coding sequence ATGGCATGGACCGAATCGGGAAACTGGTTGGCTGGCAAAGAAAATCGTGCGCTTTACAAGGGTCTGCTGGAAAACGCTGAACAGGCCGCGGAGCGTAACGCCAAACGCGCGAAGATCGTGCGACCTGAGAACATGCCGTGGGAGATGTCGCGCCAAGGCCTGCTCAAGCACCTGCTGAACGAAGGCATGAACACGCGCATGGAGACCGTCGACGCATACATGCAGATCATTCCGCCGGGCAGCAAGTCGGGCAAGCACCGTCACCTGGCTGAAGAATGCCTCTACGTGCTCGAAGGTCGCGGCTATGACCTGCACCAGGACTTCGATGTCGAAATCGTCGATCAGTACGCGTGGAAGCCGGTCGGTGACGTCAAGCGCTTCGAATGGGAAGCCGGCGACGTGATCTATATTCCGCCCGGCACCGCCCATCAGCATTTCAACGCAGACCCGGATCGTCCCGTGCGCCTGATCTCCGCGATCAACCGCATTTTCTGGAAGAGCGGCCTCAACGATCTGCAGCAACTCGAAGACGCACCGGAATACGATCCGGCCGTCACGCTCACAGCCGAGAAGATTCGCGAATATCTGAAGCACACGGCCACCGTCTAA
- a CDS encoding cupin domain-containing protein, whose translation MSKNAVVSEDMAKKFATEKETAYTRWIAQQGLDIIDGHYIQDLRTVDLKDWARRGGKGVYINHEASRTSNDCYVCEIPPGKSLAPQRQLFEEMIYVLSGRGSTTVRNEAGAEVTFEWQAGALFAIPLNCWHTHYNTSGKDAARFVSVTNGPPTINALEDIDFIFGTAYDFKNRFNGEPDYFANGGEQKGLLMETNFVADAVNLPLISAAERGAGGGHIRFNMARGSQNSHISQFPTSTYKKAHSHGPGAHVIIMSGSGYSMMWREGEEPKRYDWQTGSLITPANGEFHQHFNTNPNPSRYLALKHEVVSQRNSQGVPKAWISRRIGGCQIDYADENPVIRSTFSSELEKIGLAMQMDGAYTKELETLPPLAA comes from the coding sequence ATGAGCAAGAACGCAGTTGTTTCCGAGGACATGGCGAAGAAATTCGCTACCGAGAAGGAAACGGCGTATACGCGCTGGATTGCCCAGCAAGGCCTGGACATCATCGACGGTCACTATATTCAGGACTTGCGTACGGTTGATCTGAAAGATTGGGCGCGTCGTGGAGGCAAGGGCGTGTACATCAATCACGAAGCGTCGCGCACGTCGAACGACTGCTACGTCTGCGAAATCCCGCCGGGTAAATCGCTCGCACCGCAGCGCCAGTTGTTCGAAGAAATGATCTACGTGCTGAGCGGTCGCGGGTCGACTACCGTTCGCAACGAAGCAGGTGCGGAAGTCACGTTCGAATGGCAGGCGGGTGCCCTCTTCGCCATCCCCCTGAACTGCTGGCACACGCACTACAACACGTCCGGCAAAGATGCCGCGCGTTTTGTCTCGGTCACGAACGGCCCGCCCACGATCAACGCGCTCGAAGACATCGATTTCATCTTCGGCACGGCGTACGATTTCAAGAACCGCTTTAACGGCGAGCCCGACTACTTCGCGAACGGCGGTGAGCAGAAGGGCCTGCTGATGGAAACGAATTTTGTCGCTGACGCAGTGAACCTGCCGCTGATCAGCGCCGCTGAACGGGGCGCCGGCGGCGGTCATATCCGTTTCAACATGGCGCGCGGTTCGCAGAACAGCCACATTTCTCAATTCCCGACCTCGACTTACAAAAAAGCGCACTCCCATGGTCCCGGCGCGCACGTCATCATCATGAGTGGTTCAGGGTACTCAATGATGTGGCGTGAGGGAGAAGAGCCGAAGCGTTACGACTGGCAGACAGGTTCGCTGATCACGCCGGCCAACGGCGAGTTTCATCAGCACTTCAACACGAACCCGAATCCGTCGCGTTATCTCGCGCTCAAACACGAGGTCGTCTCTCAGCGCAATTCGCAAGGCGTGCCGAAGGCGTGGATTTCACGGCGCATCGGCGGTTGCCAGATCGACTACGCGGACGAAAATCCGGTCATCCGTTCGACGTTTTCATCGGAGCTGGAAAAGATCGGCCTGGCGATGCAGATGGACGGCGCGTATACGAAGGAACTGGAAACGCTGCCTCCGCTCGCAGCCTGA
- a CDS encoding ethanolamine ammonia-lyase reactivating factor EutA, with amino-acid sequence MPNDAKNVHSLDDHLGGYDPDHEHGDDADHDHDHDFSQSETNQEAVWLLDNVVLNSVGIDIGSSGTQLVFSRIHMRRIAEELSSRYIIVGREPIYQSPISLTPYLSETQMDTRGLKRIVAAAYKEANLGPDDIDTGAVILTGEALRRENSEGIADMLAEQGGEFVCATAGHHMEAMLAVYGSGAAKYSHEHKKRVLNVDIGGGTTKLGLVDSGNVIGTAAVHLGGRLIVTDQKGRITRLDPAGKDHARAAGFAWEIGSQTTREQLEQVADWMAQTLVRVLTERFTADDLNSLFLTDPIADLGKLDGLIFSGGVGEYVYERETRDFLDLGKLFGSAVRQRLLAAQVPWPLLPAIECIRATVLGASEYSIQLSGNTTFISNPRNLLPRKNMQVVPIEERMPEVIDPAAVVQSLRKSFQRYDLKEGDRDVAIVVRWAGPPEYSRLAALARGLIDGNPRTIAAGKPLYVIADGDIANSLGNLLRESLGGNDLFVIDGVSLRGLDYVDLGRIRMPSRTVPVTVKSLVFSEDPSLHGKSDASEWHAHEDGTVHRHHHPVTAGKHQHHDHAHAHGHHHHHNHDHSHGADHGHHHHVDHTRDHAGSHD; translated from the coding sequence ATGCCGAACGATGCAAAAAACGTTCATTCGCTTGACGATCACCTGGGCGGCTACGATCCTGACCATGAGCATGGTGACGACGCTGATCATGACCACGATCACGATTTTTCCCAGTCCGAAACAAATCAGGAAGCGGTGTGGCTGCTCGATAACGTCGTTCTCAACAGCGTAGGTATCGATATCGGTTCGTCGGGTACGCAACTCGTGTTCTCGCGCATCCATATGCGGCGCATCGCTGAAGAGCTCTCGAGCCGTTACATCATCGTCGGGCGTGAACCGATCTACCAGAGCCCGATTTCGCTCACGCCATACCTGAGCGAAACGCAGATGGATACGCGCGGGCTCAAGCGTATCGTTGCGGCGGCCTACAAGGAGGCCAATCTTGGTCCGGACGACATCGATACAGGTGCTGTGATCCTGACCGGCGAAGCGCTACGGCGTGAGAACAGTGAGGGCATCGCGGATATGCTCGCGGAACAGGGCGGCGAATTTGTCTGCGCGACGGCCGGGCATCACATGGAAGCGATGCTTGCCGTTTATGGTTCTGGCGCCGCGAAATACTCGCACGAGCACAAGAAGCGCGTGCTCAATGTCGATATCGGTGGCGGCACGACCAAGCTCGGCTTGGTGGATTCCGGCAACGTGATCGGTACGGCCGCGGTTCACCTTGGTGGACGTCTGATCGTGACAGATCAGAAAGGGCGCATCACGCGCCTCGACCCGGCGGGTAAAGACCACGCACGGGCAGCAGGATTCGCTTGGGAAATTGGCAGTCAAACGACGCGCGAACAGCTTGAACAGGTTGCCGACTGGATGGCGCAAACGCTTGTGCGTGTGCTGACCGAGCGCTTCACCGCTGACGATCTGAATTCACTGTTCCTGACCGATCCGATTGCGGACTTGGGTAAACTGGACGGTCTGATTTTCTCGGGTGGTGTCGGCGAATATGTTTACGAGCGTGAAACACGGGACTTTCTCGATCTTGGGAAACTTTTCGGTTCCGCGGTGCGTCAGCGCTTGCTCGCTGCTCAAGTGCCCTGGCCGCTGCTACCTGCCATCGAATGCATTCGCGCGACCGTTCTAGGCGCATCGGAATACAGCATCCAGTTGAGCGGTAACACGACGTTCATTTCGAATCCGCGCAACCTGCTGCCACGCAAGAATATGCAGGTCGTGCCGATCGAAGAGCGCATGCCCGAAGTGATCGATCCTGCCGCGGTCGTTCAATCGCTGCGCAAGAGCTTCCAGCGCTACGACCTGAAGGAGGGCGATCGGGATGTGGCAATCGTAGTGCGTTGGGCGGGGCCACCCGAATATTCGCGTCTGGCTGCACTCGCTCGCGGGTTGATCGACGGCAATCCGCGGACCATCGCGGCTGGCAAGCCGCTGTATGTCATTGCCGATGGAGACATTGCCAATTCGCTCGGCAACCTGTTGCGCGAATCACTGGGTGGAAATGACCTGTTCGTGATCGATGGCGTTTCGCTGCGAGGGCTCGATTACGTCGATCTGGGCCGCATCCGTATGCCGTCACGCACGGTTCCGGTCACGGTCAAATCGCTGGTGTTCAGCGAGGATCCCAGCCTGCACGGCAAATCCGATGCATCCGAATGGCATGCGCACGAAGATGGCACCGTACATCGTCACCATCACCCTGTAACCGCAGGCAAGCATCAACATCACGATCATGCACACGCACACGGCCATCACCATCATCACAATCATGACCATAGTCACGGTGCTGATCACGGGCATCACCACCATGTGGATCACACGCGTGACCACGCAGGCAGTCACGACTAA
- a CDS encoding chromate transporter yields the protein MSTIDEPAAARAAQNVALWDIFTTFVRISVMSFGGSTAAWSYRAVVEERKWLDNDAFVSGMTLSQVMPGANPVNVSLYVGQRLRGPLGALVGALGMISPALVVVLVLAVLYARLSGYPLTHFLLLGIAAAGVGATFSMGAKVAVRIERKLLRYAFAVIAFVAVGVLHWPTVPVVLVLVPLSVICAAMEK from the coding sequence ATGTCTACCATCGATGAACCCGCTGCCGCGCGCGCAGCTCAAAACGTCGCGCTATGGGACATATTCACAACGTTCGTGCGCATCAGTGTGATGTCGTTCGGCGGTAGCACTGCCGCATGGTCCTATCGCGCTGTCGTCGAAGAACGCAAATGGCTGGATAACGACGCGTTCGTCTCGGGCATGACCCTCTCGCAAGTCATGCCGGGCGCAAACCCCGTCAATGTCTCGCTTTATGTCGGCCAGCGTCTGCGTGGGCCGCTCGGCGCGCTGGTTGGTGCGCTCGGCATGATTTCGCCTGCGCTTGTGGTTGTGCTCGTGCTCGCGGTGCTCTATGCGCGTCTTTCGGGCTATCCGCTCACGCACTTTCTGCTACTCGGCATTGCCGCGGCCGGTGTGGGTGCGACGTTCTCGATGGGCGCCAAGGTTGCGGTGCGCATCGAGCGCAAGCTACTGCGCTACGCGTTTGCCGTTATCGCCTTCGTCGCGGTCGGCGTGCTGCACTGGCCTACCGTGCCTGTCGTGCTCGTTCTCGTACCACTTAGCGTTATTTGCGCTGCTATGGAAAAGTAA
- a CDS encoding HoxN/HupN/NixA family nickel/cobalt transporter, which yields MIQFLKFLFNDADTNIRGRIGAMYVLLVVFNLGAWAWAFIALHGQPVLLGTALLAYSFGLRHAVDADHIAAIDNATRKLMQEGQRPVTVGFMFSLGHSTVVVAATAAIAATAMALQHRFEAFQEIGGVIGTLVSAGFLFVIAAINLIVLRSVFATFMRVRRGERYDEEDFNLLLANRGLLARIFKPMFRLITRSWHMYPLGVLFGLGFDTASEIGLLSVSATQVSHGVPIWSIMVFPALFTAGMSLVDATDSILMLGAYGWAFMKPIRKLYYNMTITLVSAVVAIGVGGIEALGLIADKLHLNGAFWDVIGEIGDNFGVVGYAIIGLCAFIWLASTIVYKWRRIDELEV from the coding sequence ATGATTCAATTCCTGAAATTTCTGTTCAATGATGCCGACACAAATATTCGAGGCCGTATAGGCGCGATGTATGTGCTCCTGGTCGTGTTCAACCTCGGAGCATGGGCGTGGGCATTCATCGCGTTACACGGGCAACCGGTGTTGCTCGGCACGGCCCTTCTTGCCTACAGCTTTGGGTTGCGTCACGCAGTCGACGCCGACCATATCGCCGCCATCGATAATGCGACGCGCAAACTCATGCAGGAGGGGCAGCGACCGGTGACGGTGGGGTTCATGTTTTCGTTGGGTCATTCGACCGTCGTCGTCGCCGCAACCGCTGCGATTGCGGCTACCGCCATGGCGTTGCAACATCGCTTCGAGGCGTTTCAGGAAATTGGCGGCGTGATCGGTACGCTGGTATCGGCGGGCTTTCTGTTCGTGATCGCGGCCATCAATCTCATCGTGCTGAGATCGGTGTTTGCGACATTTATGCGCGTGCGCCGGGGCGAGCGCTACGATGAAGAAGATTTCAACCTGCTGCTCGCCAATCGCGGCCTGCTCGCGCGCATTTTCAAGCCGATGTTCCGCCTGATTACGCGAAGCTGGCATATGTACCCGCTCGGCGTGCTCTTCGGACTTGGCTTTGATACGGCATCCGAAATAGGATTACTCAGCGTGTCGGCCACGCAGGTGTCGCATGGTGTGCCTATCTGGTCGATCATGGTATTCCCCGCGCTGTTCACGGCAGGAATGTCCCTCGTTGATGCGACCGACAGCATCCTGATGTTAGGCGCGTACGGCTGGGCGTTTATGAAGCCGATTCGCAAGCTCTATTACAACATGACGATCACGCTAGTGTCGGCGGTTGTCGCAATCGGCGTTGGCGGAATAGAAGCGCTTGGGCTGATCGCGGACAAATTGCATCTGAACGGCGCGTTCTGGGATGTAATCGGTGAGATTGGCGATAATTTCGGGGTGGTCGGCTATGCGATTATCGGCCTCTGCGCGTTCATCTGGCTGGCCTCTACCATCGTCTACAAGTGGCGGCGTATCGATGAACTGGAAGTGTGA
- a CDS encoding ABC transporter ATP-binding protein, giving the protein MYLDSHGAKVAGIENVSFEVPEGKLFTLLGPSGCGKSTTLRSIAGLEKPDGGKITADGVTVFDADRKIFVPPNKRQFGMVFQSYAIWPHMTVFRNCSFPLEVGKKKFTKQQITAKVMRALTAVGLDHAADRDATKMSGGQQQRLALARAIVMEPKLLLLDEPLSNLDAKLRDKMRFELKRLQRELNITTIYVTHDQEEALAMSHEIAIMKDGHIVQKARPRSIYEQPANRFVADFIGTTSFVDGTVRDTNGEELTINSTIGPITVTHSGGMNVGAKAVVSLRPENLEIFDRKPSIGHGNVFEGTVYSKVFLGETLDLQIKVGEQILLARAHPSHREPVGAKIWVTIDPARCVALNPQ; this is encoded by the coding sequence GTGTATCTCGACAGTCACGGCGCCAAAGTCGCAGGCATTGAAAATGTCAGTTTCGAGGTCCCCGAAGGCAAACTGTTCACGCTTCTCGGCCCGAGCGGATGCGGTAAATCCACTACCCTGCGCTCGATCGCAGGACTCGAAAAGCCCGATGGTGGAAAGATCACGGCGGACGGCGTGACCGTCTTTGATGCAGATCGCAAGATTTTCGTACCGCCGAACAAACGCCAGTTTGGCATGGTGTTTCAGTCGTACGCCATCTGGCCGCATATGACCGTCTTCAGGAATTGCAGCTTCCCGCTTGAAGTCGGCAAGAAGAAATTTACGAAACAGCAGATCACCGCGAAGGTCATGCGTGCGCTCACCGCAGTCGGCCTCGATCATGCCGCGGATCGCGATGCAACGAAGATGTCCGGCGGGCAGCAGCAACGTTTGGCCCTCGCCCGCGCGATTGTGATGGAGCCGAAACTGCTGCTGCTGGACGAGCCGCTGTCGAACCTCGACGCGAAGCTGCGCGACAAGATGCGTTTCGAACTCAAGCGTTTGCAACGTGAACTGAACATCACGACGATCTACGTGACGCACGATCAGGAAGAAGCGCTCGCGATGTCGCACGAGATCGCGATCATGAAGGACGGCCACATCGTCCAGAAGGCACGCCCTCGCAGTATCTACGAACAGCCGGCTAATCGGTTTGTAGCAGATTTCATCGGCACAACGAGCTTTGTCGATGGCACCGTCCGGGACACGAACGGCGAGGAGCTCACCATTAATTCAACTATCGGCCCGATCACGGTGACCCACAGCGGCGGCATGAACGTCGGCGCAAAAGCCGTCGTGTCGTTGCGCCCCGAGAATCTGGAGATTTTCGATCGTAAGCCATCGATCGGGCACGGCAATGTGTTTGAAGGAACCGTCTATTCCAAAGTATTCCTTGGCGAGACGCTTGATTTGCAGATCAAGGTCGGTGAACAGATTCTGCTCGCACGCGCGCATCCGTCACATCGCGAGCCGGTTGGCGCAAAAATCTGGGTGACGATTGATCCAGCCCGCTGTGTCGCGTTGAACCCTCAGTAA
- a CDS encoding chromate transporter produces the protein MANVLLRLIVLFAPLSALSFGGGQTIIADIQLQSVSVYHWLSGQEFADLFAISRVSPGPTTLISALIGWHLEGLIGALVATLAMYIPSSTVFVTVTLFWHKSEGTRWRLAIERGLAPVAVGLIFAGAVAVMQSMHATTFAWGTTAIAACVVYFTKLNPYVLMSAVALAYAAVFYMPF, from the coding sequence ATGGCCAACGTCCTGCTAAGACTTATCGTTCTGTTCGCGCCGCTTTCCGCGCTTTCGTTTGGCGGTGGCCAGACCATCATTGCCGATATCCAGCTTCAAAGCGTGTCGGTCTATCACTGGCTTTCCGGTCAGGAATTCGCTGACCTCTTCGCTATCTCGCGCGTATCCCCTGGGCCGACTACGTTGATTTCCGCGCTGATCGGCTGGCATCTGGAGGGATTGATAGGCGCGCTCGTTGCGACGCTCGCGATGTATATCCCGTCGTCAACGGTGTTCGTGACCGTGACGCTGTTCTGGCATAAGAGTGAAGGTACACGTTGGCGTCTCGCCATCGAGCGCGGGCTGGCGCCGGTTGCAGTTGGTCTGATTTTCGCCGGCGCGGTTGCCGTGATGCAATCCATGCACGCTACTACGTTTGCATGGGGAACAACGGCCATTGCGGCTTGCGTCGTGTACTTCACCAAGCTCAATCCGTACGTGCTGATGTCAGCCGTAGCGCTAGCCTACGCGGCCGTTTTTTACATGCCGTTCTGA
- a CDS encoding ABC transporter substrate-binding protein yields the protein MKKNIRLAAIAGLLGAALTLMGPSPAFSAGYESSESVAQYNGADRTQKLIAGAKQEGKLTVYSSLPPADFDPVIKAFEQKYGVHVTVWRSSASGILQRAISEGRAGRYEADVYETNGPQLEAMYREKLLQPINSPVLKLLIPAAIQDNNAWTATRLNVFTVAYNTNLIKKADLPKSYKDLLDPKWKGKLGVEGQDSLPWFAETVHNLGGQSGIDLFKQIVATNHVSVRRGHTLVANLVASGDVPMAFGIYNYKVQSMKEAGAPIDWFSIGPAITQPNGVGVAHMLRHPNAAVLFYDFLLTDGQALYAAHDMAVTNTTVKRKLPDVSMQIISNKDIIDNQAKNQALFDSVFSGT from the coding sequence ATGAAGAAGAATATCCGCCTCGCAGCAATTGCTGGGCTTCTCGGTGCCGCGTTGACATTGATGGGCCCCAGTCCCGCCTTCTCCGCAGGTTATGAATCGAGTGAGTCCGTCGCACAATATAACGGTGCGGACCGCACGCAAAAGCTGATCGCCGGGGCGAAGCAGGAAGGCAAGCTGACGGTGTATTCGTCGCTGCCGCCTGCAGACTTCGACCCGGTCATCAAGGCGTTCGAGCAGAAGTACGGCGTGCACGTTACGGTCTGGCGCTCGAGCGCTTCGGGCATTCTGCAACGCGCCATTTCGGAAGGCCGCGCCGGTCGCTATGAAGCCGACGTGTACGAAACCAACGGCCCGCAGCTTGAGGCGATGTATCGGGAAAAACTGTTGCAACCGATCAATTCGCCGGTTCTCAAATTGCTGATTCCCGCGGCAATTCAGGACAACAACGCGTGGACGGCTACGCGCCTGAACGTATTCACAGTCGCGTACAACACTAACCTTATCAAGAAGGCTGATCTTCCAAAGTCGTATAAAGACCTGCTCGATCCCAAGTGGAAAGGCAAGCTTGGCGTGGAAGGCCAGGATTCGTTGCCGTGGTTCGCCGAAACCGTACACAACCTCGGCGGTCAATCGGGAATCGACCTTTTCAAGCAGATCGTCGCAACAAACCACGTGTCCGTGCGTCGCGGCCATACGCTCGTGGCGAACCTGGTCGCCTCGGGCGACGTGCCGATGGCTTTCGGCATTTACAACTACAAGGTTCAGTCCATGAAGGAGGCCGGCGCCCCTATCGACTGGTTTTCGATCGGGCCGGCTATCACCCAGCCGAACGGCGTCGGTGTCGCGCACATGCTCAGGCATCCGAATGCAGCGGTCCTGTTTTATGACTTCCTGCTCACCGACGGTCAGGCCCTGTACGCGGCGCACGATATGGCGGTGACGAACACGACGGTGAAGCGCAAGCTCCCGGACGTCTCGATGCAAATCATTTCGAATAAGGACATCATCGACAATCAGGCGAAAAACCAGGCATTGTTCGATAGTGTTTTTAGTGGCACGTAG
- the nikR gene encoding nickel-responsive transcriptional regulator NikR, whose translation MQRITITIDDVLLSTLDDTMKQRGYNSRSEALRDILRAHRSGELLDDLHAQCVGTLTIVFEHGVRDLAQRLSDAYHAQHALIVSGSRIYLDHDNCLEMIVLRGPVGTIQQFAWSLASQRGVRNSNLHLMPLMEEHAPPHEHLHV comes from the coding sequence ATGCAACGCATCACGATTACGATTGACGATGTCCTGCTCTCGACGCTTGACGACACGATGAAGCAGCGCGGCTATAACAGCCGCTCGGAGGCGCTGCGTGACATCCTGCGCGCCCATCGTTCAGGGGAGCTTCTCGATGACCTCCACGCACAATGCGTCGGCACCTTGACGATTGTGTTTGAGCACGGCGTGCGCGACCTCGCGCAGCGCTTATCGGATGCGTATCACGCACAACACGCGCTGATCGTTAGCGGCAGTCGCATCTATCTCGATCACGACAATTGCCTGGAAATGATCGTGCTGCGCGGTCCAGTGGGTACGATTCAGCAGTTCGCATGGTCGCTTGCGTCACAACGTGGTGTGCGCAACAGCAACCTGCATCTGATGCCGTTGATGGAAGAGCACGCTCCGCCACACGAGCATTTGCACGTGTGA